A window of Vicinamibacteria bacterium genomic DNA:
GAGACTCGCTTTGGAGCCGCTGCCCCTGGACGCTCCGGACCTTCATGCCTGGCGAGGGTTGAGATCGGCCGTGCTGGAGCTTCCACTGGGCGGCGACCAGGATCGGATCGCTCTGTTTCGCGGCATGTCTCACGGCCTGCCTGTCGTCAATGGCTATAGCGGCTATGAGCCTCCTCACTACGCGGGGCTCCGCCTGGCTCTCAAGGCGCGCGCGGATGACACCTTGACGCGGCTGACTTCCCGAGGGCCCCTGCTCGTGATCATTGAGCGCGACCGTGATCGGCGCGGTGGCTGGAGGCGGTATGTGCTCCGGCACGCCGGCGCCCGTGTGCTCCGCGATGGCCGCCTGGGCATCTACCTGCTATCCGCCACTCCGCCGGCGTCGGTTGATCGCCCAGGCTCAGCGTCAGTGAGTCCCGAGCTCCCGGCCGGCAGGCCTTGGCGCGCTCCGCTGGCTCTCGTCTGGCCCGAGCGGGCGTGGAACGCCGCGACGACCTCGGGACTCTGGATGGGTTCTCTCTGCAAACGAGACCCGGGCGGCCCCCCTAGAGGTATGGGCGCTGCGGACGCCGTCGTGCGATTGGGAGAGGGCGTGGGGGCGAGCCACATGTTCGCAGGCGCAGGCCCTTTGGGCTCACTTGATCCTTTCACCCCCGCTCAGGCCGATTCGCTCTCCGAGGTTCATTAGAGCTGAGTGGTCGGCCACCGAGAGAACGAATGGAAACCCAAGTGCCTCTCCCTGGACGACTTTGCCGGTCGCCACCGCCTGCTGGAGTGAGGGCTCCAGCCGGACGCCCACGCCGTTCGCAGGGCAGCCCAAAGGGCCATTCGACTCACAGGGGGGGTAAAGCAAGAAGCAAGAAGCGTCGGAAGCGCCCGCGATTGAGCAGCCTCCTGGATCGGCCAGCGCGACTCCATCTCCGTCGATCAGAAAACGTAAGGATAGTTGCCGAATCGCGGTCAGCGGCAGAGGGAGCGCCTTGAGGACCAGACGTGCCGGCGCCCCCTTAGGTTCCTGTGGGAGGCCGGTGTAAGGATCCCGGTGGGCCCGTCCGGGGAAAAAGGCCTGAAAGACGAGGGTCACCCGTGGCGGTTTTCCATCCGGACCGTCGGGGATGAGGCGAAGCAGACCTCGGTCGTCTGGAACAAATCCCAGTAGAGCCTTCTGACGTGGCGCGTCTGCTGATCCAGCGCCCAACCGTCCCCGGGTGCCTGGAGCAACAGGACCGCCATTGGCAACGAGGCCAACACCATCTCCACTCCTTCCTTCTGCTCCACATACAACGATCCCCGCTTTTTACAGAGATTTCAATATCATGCCGCTTGCTCGCTCGGAAGCCACACCTCGGGATGATGACCCTCGCGACAGAGATGAATTCACCGATTCCCAACGCAACGAGTCGAGGCGGCGCCAGGGGAAACTGGCCTCCCGCTTGACGGCCGTGGGGGGCGGCGCCTAAGTTCTGAATGGAACGTGAGGCTTGGGCCCACGAGGGAGGGAAGATGAAGCGTGTGCTGGCGAGGCTCCTGATCTTGGCGGCTTTCGTGCTTCTGGCGCGGTCCAGCGGAGCCGACGGACCTTCAATCGCCGCGGGCGTCGGCACGGTCACGCCTACGAATGTCAACTCGACACTCTGGGTTACCGGGAGCGTTCGCTTTCCCATCGGGAGATTCTTCGCCATCGAGCCGGAGGTGGGCTACTGGTCCAAGAGCGAGGAAGTCTTCACCGTCCAGACGTCTCTCGACGATCTCAACTTCGGCGCCACCGCTCTGATCCTGATCCCGCTCGACCGCATCACGATTTTCTTCGGGGCCGGTGGCTGTGCCCACCACATTCAAGGCAGGGTCGGAGTGACCGGTCTCGGTTCAGCCTCGGACTCCACGACCAAGGGTGGCTACCAGGTTCTGGGCGGGATAGATCTCAGGGTTGGGCACAGCTTGAGCCTTTTCGGCGCGGCCCGCTACGATGGTGTGAAGCTCGACAACGGCGAGAAGCTCGACCAGACTAAGTTCTACGGGGGCTTGCGCCTGCGGCTCTAGTTAGCAGGACGGGGGAAGGCCAACGCATCCCGACCTGCAGTAGCGGTCGCCCCAGGGGCCTCTTGGCCGCGACCTCAACCTCGAGGCGCAGGGGAGGAAAGAAAAAGCGCCGCGTTCCAGGGAGGTGAGCCGCGTCACTGGCAAGCGAATCCGGGCCGGAGATATGCTCTGACTCAGGCATGCCTACCCCCGTGTGTCGCCGGTTCCGGCCTTGGATCAAGGTCCTGCTCGCGGTCGTGCCGCCGCTTCTCCTCGGTGGGTGCGGGGAGAGCTCGGCCAACCAAGCCACGCGCGAGCCGTGTTTGGGACGCGTCCTGGACAAGATCGCCCACCCCATGGTTCCCCTCGCCCAGCCACGCCCGGGGGAGAGTTACCGCGACCCCGCTTTCGGGACCATCGTGACCCGCATCACGGCCGCGAACCCCGCGGAGGGCGAGAACGCCGTCATCAAGCCTATGTATTCCACGATGCCCGCCTGGAATGCGGACGAGTCCCTCCTCTTGCTCTGGCACCGCGTCCGAGGCCACGAACTCTACCAGGGGGACGAGCCCTACCACTTCCTCCGCGGCTTGGCCCTCCGCTCGCCCTCCGACATCGAACAGGTGCTCTGGGACCCCACGGATCCGAACGTTCTCTACTACCCCTCCAACTACAACGCTGTGCCCTTGCTGATCGAGCACCGGGTGCAGCCGGTGGATGGCTGGCGGGTGATTCATGACTTCCGCTCCCCCCCAACCAATTGCCCGGTGGACTGGGCCCGGGTCTTGAGGCTCGGCTCCGATCCACAGTGGATGAGCTGGGGCCCCCGGAAGATCCTGGGTCTGCAATGCGGGGACACGAAATTCCTCTACAGCATCAGCGAAGACGCGGTGCTGGCCGTGGGCCGGGCTCCCAGCTCCAACGCCCCCGTGGTCGCGCCCTCCGAGACCCTAGCCGTCCTGGATGGATATGTCTTCAACATGAGTCTCCTGCCCCTGCGCCGCCTTGTGATGGCGAACCCCTACGAACACGCGAGCGCGGGCCGCTCTCTCCAAGGCTACGATACCTGGAACGCAGTGGCCTTCGATGGCGAGGACATCGGATCGCTCGTCTCTCACCGCCTCGACACGGGCGAGCGGAGGGTTGTGATTGGACCTGCGAACGGCTACCCCTATCCGCCCTCATCAACCCACCTCTCGGCCGTGGCTCAGAAAGCCCCGGGTTGGGTGGCCCTCGGGATCGTCGGCAACCACACGGGTCAGACCCTGCTCGACAACGAGATTGTCCTCGCCAACGTCGACACGGGTCAGGTGTGCCGTGTGGCCCACGCCCGAACCTTCGCGGGGTCGACCGCAGAGGGTCGCTGGGGCTACTGGAGCGAGACCCACCCCGCCCTCAGCCCGACCGCCACTCGGATCGTCTTCGGGAGCGACTGGATGAACGGCCTCACCGTGGACAGCTACGTGGTGGACCTTCGGAAGCCCTGAGGGGTCCGGGCCGCCGCCCCTCCCCGCCCGCCGCCTCGGAATCGGCTCCGGGGGGAGTCATGGGCCGTCCCGGGGGACCGACCGACCGGGAGCTCGGACGAGGGTCCCCCCGGTGCCCGCGAGCCCCCCGCAGCGCACGAGCCGCGACGACTCGAACGAGGGAGAGGCTGATGGGGCGTGGCCTTTCGCTTCAGATCACGGCCGTCAAGGCCGCCGCAGCTCGCACCAAAGCTCTTCCGTGATCTTTAGGGAGACGCGCACCTTGCCCCCCCGACGTGTCATGTGCAGATCCCCGACCTTCTCGAAGCCGCTCTTACGAACTCCCTTGAGGGATGCGAAGTTCGTGCACTCCACAGTCAGGAAGAGACGCCGCTTCCCCTCCGCGGCAAGGCGGCGGTGGAGCTCGAGGGCCCGCGCTGCCTGGTACCCGAGCCCCCGGTACTCGGGGTTGGTGTAGGACCAGTACTGATAGGCGGTGTCGTCAGGGAGGCTGAGGTAGACGCCGTCCATCACGAAGACGAGGGGCGAGCGCGCGACCCAGGTGTAGCCCACGAGCGCGTCCCCGTCCGACTGGACCAGACACCGTTCCCCCTGTCTCGCCGCTTCCATGTGCCTCGGTGTCCAGACCCCCGCGCGGCAGCCGTCGGCAATCTCGTCCGGGGTGGCGAACCGAAAATGATGTCGACGCGCCTCTGCGGCCGAAGGGGGGAGGGGTCGAGGTGTGGTCAGCCCGAACAGGTCATGCCGCCACG
This region includes:
- a CDS encoding GNAT family N-acetyltransferase, producing MSLRAAFANIGAARRQHGWRAAAILIRSALRRHSWRHDLFGLTTPRPLPPSAAEARRHHFRFATPDEIADGCRAGVWTPRHMEAARQGERCLVQSDGDALVGYTWVARSPLVFVMDGVYLSLPDDTAYQYWSYTNPEYRGLGYQAARALELHRRLAAEGKRRLFLTVECTNFASLKGVRKSGFEKVGDLHMTRRGGKVRVSLKITEELWCELRRP